The following proteins are co-located in the Cydia fagiglandana chromosome 2, ilCydFagi1.1, whole genome shotgun sequence genome:
- the LOC134676139 gene encoding zinc finger protein 595-like, translating to MLTSLYFISETMEEYENIYKHLCRVCLKQNNEQNMVPLLDFTSVDGLSCFGKAILAFASVDIQSNNVFPTLMCNDCLYCLKQAISFKLKCETSDKQLKNLANQCFSEAEIKTKVVEYAMFHSYFTNEDLRGCSSSNMKREVKPKVFMQNIVGIDNLDMDLPASQDSFSDNFPDNPDDYVCNPPYSDEKPAQSLEEADVVLDRIEKLIGSYADISSMEIKKSFKKQTFKRHKKLARRQQMKFQSIDSFNCNICHRVLANKHSYDNHMQRHNGCRFVCEHCGKGFPVLTELQVHQVSVHGTGPYLQCRQCPYKAPRKFSLTEHERIHTGERPYTCEKCGLTFRRRFVWKKHLIYHNEKTVQCSLCPRKFYLRSEMLAHCNNVHERMYVYLCNKCGATYAKAATVRRHLTERHGVPREVQGKVIRINKGKGDFPE from the coding sequence ATGTTGACTtcactttattttatttcggaAACCATGGAAGAGTATGAGAATATATACAAACACTTATGTCGTGTgtgtttaaaacaaaataatgagCAAAACATGGTTCCTTTATTGGATTTTACCAGCGTTGACGGCTTAAGTTGCTTTGGCAAAGCCATTCTAGCCTTCGCGAGTGTTGACATCCAATCGAACAATGTTTTTCCTACTTTGATGTGCAATGACTGTTTATATTGCCTAAAACAAGCTATTTCTTTCAAACTAAAGTGTGAAACAAGTGATAAACAGCTTAAAAATTTGGCAAATCAGTGTTTTTCTGAGGctgaaatcaaaacaaaagtCGTCGAATATGCAATGTTTCATAGTTATTTTACTAACGAAGATCTGCGAGGGTGTTCAAGTTCTAACATGAAACGTGAAGTAAAGCCCAAGGTATTCATGCAAAACATCGTTGGAATAGATAATCTGGATATGGACTTACCTGCGTCTCAAGACAGTTTCAGTGATAATTTTCCGGATAATCCAGATGACTATGTTTGTAATCCACCTTATTCTGATGAAAAACCTGCCCAGTCACTGGAAGAGGCAGATGTCGTTCTGGATCGCATTGAAAAACTGATAGGCTCATATGCAGATATATCATCAATGGAAATTAAGAAAAGTTTTAAAAAGCAAACTTTCAAGCGGCATAAAAAACTCGCTCGAAGACAACAAATGAAATTTCAAAGCATAGACTCGTTTAACTGTAACATTTGCCACAGAGTCCTGGCTAACAAACATTCATATGATAATCATATGCAGAGACACAATGGATGTAGATTTGTCTGTGAACATTGTGGCAAGGGGTTTCCAGTACTTACCGAGCTACAAGTACATCAAGTGTCTGTCCATGGCACCGGACCATACTTACAGTGCCGCCAGTGCCCATACAAAGCTCCACGAAAGTTTAGTCTAACCGAGCATGAAAGGATACACACTGGTGAACGTCCATACACTTGTGAAAAGTGTGGTTTAACATTCCGAAGAAGATTTGTATGGAAGAAGCATCTCATCTACCATAATGAGAAAACTGTTCAATGCAGTTTATGTCCCCGTAAATTCTATCTGCGGAGTGAGATGTTAGCGCATTGTAATAATGTTCACGAGAGGATGTATGTGTACTTGTGTAATAAATGTGGAGCCACCTATGCAAAGGCGGCTACGGTCAGGCGGCATTTAACAGAAAGACATGGAGTGCCAAGAGAAGTGCAAGGCAAGGTAATTAGGATTAATAAAGGGAAGGGTGACTTTCcagaataa